In the Hordeum vulgare subsp. vulgare chromosome 7H, MorexV3_pseudomolecules_assembly, whole genome shotgun sequence genome, one interval contains:
- the LOC123410700 gene encoding protein TIFY 11e-like, translating into MAASRSAQSRRFAAACGVLSRCIKAAEARPTATVVLPLMPGAEVPAQDAHAAGPAPANAQMTIFYGGRVLVLDEVPADKATELLRVAAAAGTALGDGDLPMARKASLQRFMEKRKGRLAARAVPYSRPDGDAFSCSRLTLTL; encoded by the coding sequence TTTGCCGCAGCGTGCGGCGTTCTCAGCCGCTGCATCAAGGCGGCGGAGGCGCGGCCGACGGCCACGGTGGTCCTCCCCCTCATGCCCGGAGCGGAAGTGCCCGCGCAAGACGCGCACGCGGCGGGTCCTGCGCCGGCGAACGCGCAGATGACCATCTTCTACGGCGGCCGGGTGCTGGTACTCGACGAGGTCCCGGCTGACAAGGCGACCGAGCTGCTCCGTGTCGCTGCCGCAGCAGGTACCGCGCTAGGGGACGGCGACCTGCCCATGGCGAGGAAGGCCTCGCTGCAGCGGTTCATGGAGAAGCGCAAGGGGAGGCTCGCCGCGCGCGCCGTCCCCTACAGCCGGCCCGACGGCGACGCCTTCTCCTGTAGCCGTCTCACGCTTACGCTCTGA
- the LOC123411892 gene encoding protein TIFY 11e-like — protein MDRAARMAASGSSQSRRFAAACGVLSRCIKAAEARPTATVVLPLMPGAEVPAQDAHAAGPAPANAQMTIFYGGKVLVLDEVPADRAAELLRVAAASGTARGSCEAADGDLPMARKASLQRFMEKRKGRLAARAVPYSRPDGDAFSCSRLTLTL, from the coding sequence ATGGATCGAGCGGCAAGAATGGCGGCGTCAGGGAGCTCTCAGAGCCGACGGTTTGCCGCAGCGTGCGGCGTTCTCAGCCGCTGCATCAAGGCGGCCGAGGCGCGGCCGACGGCCACGGTGGTCCTCCCCCTCATGCCCGGAGCGGAAGTGCCCGCGCAAGACGCGCACGCAGCGGGTCCTGCGCCGGCGAACGCGCAGATGACCATCTTCTACGGCGGAAAGGTGCTGGTGCTCGACGAGGTGCCAGCCGACAGGGCGGCCGAGCTGCTCCGTGTCGCTGCTGCCTCAGGCACAGCGCGAGGGAGCTGCGAGGCGGCGGATGGCGACCTTCCCATGGCGAGGAAGGCCTCGCTGCAGCGGTTCATGGAGAAGCGCAAGGGGAGGCTCGCCGCGCGCGCCGTCCCCTACAGCCGGCCCGACGGCGACGCCTTCTCCTGTAGCCGTCTCACGCTTACGCTCTGA